A region of Periplaneta americana isolate PAMFEO1 chromosome 16, P.americana_PAMFEO1_priV1, whole genome shotgun sequence DNA encodes the following proteins:
- the LOC138691870 gene encoding oocyte zinc finger protein XlCOF6-like: MDLIKMELELSHSDVQSNDEREAFLSADQCSNPLSDLKREVKTEDSAKPVPFVTVKCEPEEETLDMVEVKEEAELEIMKEESEDLAESILNTDEHEEASFGTQMFDKRKRRHVCDVCGKSFPKLSLLKNHTLMHTGEKPFKCDVCGKCFSTRWGVKEHLRTHTGDKPFKCDVCGNCFSQSAHLKTHTLTHTGEKPFKCSYCGKSFLRCGSLKCHVRIHTDDKPFTCEVCGKCFCNRSDLKKHTLIHSGDKPFKCNTCGKCFSSLSRVKEHARSHTDDKPFKCDICGNCFSKLCHLKDHIRTHTGEKPFKCDSCEKCFSQFAILKRHALTHAAKKPFIHEVSGKCFSSLTSLKTHKCNLTCEKSIKM, translated from the exons ATGGATCTTATCAAGATGGAACTCGAGCTCAGCCATTCGGATGTGCAATCAAATGATGAAAGAGAGGCGTTTCTTTCAGCAGAT CAATGCAGCAACCCCCTGTCTGACCTGAAAAGGGAAGTGAAGACTGAGGACTCTGCAAAGCCAGTTCCGTTCGTTACGGTGAAGTGTGAGCCAGAG GAAGAGACACTTGACATGGTTGAAGTAAAAGAAGAAGCTGAGctggaaataatgaaagaagaatCTGAAGACTTGGCTGAGAG CATTCTCAACACTGACGAACATGAAGAAGCTTCATTTGGAACCCAGATGTTCGACAAAAGGAAAAGAAGACATGtatgcgatgtctgtggaaaatCATTTCCAAAATTGTCACTTCTTAAAAATCACACACTTATGCACACTGGCGAGAAGCCTTTCAAGTGCGACGTGTGTGGCAAATGTTTCTCCACGCGTTGGGGTGTTAAAGAACATTTGAGAACGCACACAGGCGacaagccattcaaatgcgatgtctgcGGAAACTGTTTCTCACAATCAGCGCATCTGAAAACTCACACACTTACCCACACAGGTGAGAAGCCGTTCAAATGCTCTTACTGTGGAAAATCTTTTTTAAGATGCGGATCTTTGAAATGTCATGTGCGGATTCACACAGACGATAAACCATTCACGTGCGAGGTTTGTGGCAAATGTTTCTGTAATCGTTCGGATCTTAAAAAACATACACTTATTCACTCAGGCGATAAGCCGTTTAAGTGCAATAcctgtggaaaatgtttctccaGTCTATCGCGTGTTAAAGAACATGCGCGATCCCATACTGACGacaagccattcaaatgcgacatCTGTGGAAATTGCTTCTCGAAATTATGTCATCTTAAAGATCATATACGTACGCACACAGGGGAGAAGCCGTTCAAATGCGATAGCTGTGAAAAATGTTTCTCACAATTTGCAATACTTAAAAGACATGCTCTTACGCACGCCGCCAAGAAGCCGTTCATACACGAAGTGTCTGGTAAATGTTTCTCGAGTTTGACTTCACTCAAAACTCATAAGTGTAACCTCACGTGCGAGAAATCTATCAAAATGTGA